The DNA segment TGCTCCCGCTGCGCCCGTGCTCCCCGTCACATCCCGGGCCGGTCAGTACCAGAGGGCGCAGCCGGCGAACGCGCACCCGACGCGCTCGACCCGGTGCTCGGCGGCAATGGCGCGGACGGCGACCAGCGGGATCCCCCGGTGGCGGAACGCCTCTTCCACCCGGCGCCGGACCTCCGCCTCGGCCTCATCCCGACTGCACCGGCCGCCGAACTCCATGATGACCCCGAACGAGTCACGGCTCAGCCCCACGGCCACGGCCGCGGCGACCTGCGTCCCCGGCTCCTCCGAGGTGAACGATCCATACGCGATGGGCAGGAGCGAGCCCGGGGGCACTTCCAGGC comes from the Limnochorda pilosa genome and includes:
- a CDS encoding pyruvoyl-dependent arginine decarboxylase, with the protein product MLPTPKRFTLVAAGAEGPTSLNAFDHALLAAGVGNLNLIRVSSILPPGAEEVERLEVPPGSLLPIAYGSFTSEEPGTQVAAAVAVGLSRDSFGVIMEFGGRCSRDEAEAEVRRRVEEAFRHRGIPLVAVRAIAAEHRVERVGCAFAGCALWY